The Halorhodospira halophila region CGCATTGTCGAGGTCAGGGGTTCGACTCCCCTCGGCTCCACCATCCCTCCCCAAACTCCTATTCTCCTGCCTCGTACGGCATCTCCGGGAAAAGCCCTGGCATGAGCCGCGGCGCCAGCCGCACCGGAAAAGCGAGGTAGAGCGGTGCGCGGCTGCTTTTGGCCCGGTTCGCCGCGATCTTCTGCCGCCTTGATGGCCGCTTCCTTGTCCGCCTCTCCTTTGTCCATAAGACCCACATTATCAGCGTTTTAGAAAAACGACAGCATAGGATTGGCCGGTTTTCTGGCCGGTTTTCCGGCCGGTTCCTTGGGATGATGCAACCCGGGCGCTGTCGGCGGTCTTAACACCGCATCGCCGAAGCGGCTGCCCCCTCTATAAAAAACCTCTCTGATCAAATACCTGGCTCGATGGCACGGATTCTGCTTCGCGGTGTGTCCATCCTGAACCACCTGCCAGGAGAGACAACCGCATGGGAGCACCGACCCTCGCCCGCGCCGCCGCGGGTCTGCGCAGCGTCCTGAGCGTCACCCCCGGCACCCCCGCCCAACCCGTGCGCCCGAGCGCCGAGCCGCCGGGCTGGTCCCTGACCCGTGTCGAGGACTGGGCAACCATCGAGCGGCTGCTCACCGCCGACCACCCGCCGGTGGGGCTGATGCGGGTGGTCGCCGACAATATCGACGCCTGCCAGCGCTTTCTCGCCGGAGGCAGCGGCGTGGAGTGGATCGCCCTCTGCGATCCGCCCGACGGGCAGAGCCACGATGCGCTGGAAGACCTGCTGGCCACCGCCTTCTTCGACTTCCACACCCTCCCCGCGGACCCCGACCGGCTTGCGGCCGTTCTCGGCCACGCCGCCGGCATGGGGCAACTGCGCCGCCACACCCGGGCTCGTCAGGCGGAGCTGACCGCCGATACCGGCGGCATCCTCGGCGACAGCCCCGGCATCCAGGCTTTGCGCCGGGACCTGGCCAAGGTGGCGCGCTGCCCGGCCACGGTGCTCATCCACGGCGAGAGCGGCTCGGGCAAGGAGCTGGCCGCCCAGGCCATCCACCACGCCTCATCCCGTGCCGCCGGCCCCTTCGTGGCGGTCAACTGCGGCGCCATCCCAACCAATCTGGTCCAGTCGGAACTCTTCGGCCATGAGCGCGGCGCGTTCACCGGGGCACAGCAGCGCCGCTGCGGGCACCTGGAGCGGGCCCAGGGCGGCACCATCCTCCTCGATGAGGTCGGCGAGCTGACCCTGGAGCACCAGGTCAATCTGCTGCGTGTGCTCGAGGAGCGGGCAGTGACCCGGGTCGGGGGCACCGAGCGCGTGCCGCTGGACGTGCGCGTCGTCGCCGCCACCCACGTGGACCTGGCCGCCGCCGTGGAGGCCGGGCGTTTTCGCGAGGATCTTTACTACCGGCTCAACGTGCTGCGCATCGACATCCCGCCCCTGCGCGAACGGGGCGACGACATCGAGCGCCTGGCCCACGTCTTCCTGGAGCGCTTTCGCAGCGCCTACCTCAGCCCGGTGCGCGGCTTCACCGGCCCGGCGCTGGGGGCGCTGCGCCGGCACAGCTGGCCGGGCAACGTGCGCGAGCTGATCAACCGCATCCAGCGCGCCGTGGCCATGGGCCACCGCCCCCTGCTCACCCCCGGCGATCTTGGCCTGGAGGCCCGGCAGGGGCCGATCCGCCAGGTCGAGACCCTGGACGACGCCCGCGCTCGGGCGGAACGGGCGGCGATCCTCGGCGCCCTGGCCCGCTGCGAGCGCAATGTCTCACGGGCGGCCCGCGAGCTGGGCATCTCGCGGGTGACGCTCTATCGCATCATGCACCGCCTGGGGCTGCAGCCATGAGCCGGCGGCGGCGCTGGACCGGCGCCACCCTGGCCGCGCTGCTGGCCACCGCGCCGCTGCTGGCCATCGCCGACACCCCGGAGGCGGTGGGCGCCCCGCCCCCGCCCCAGGAGACCGCCGGCGGGCTGCAGCAACGCACCATCCTCTCGCCGCAGGGTTCGTTCACCGCGGAGCCTTCGCTGAGCTACTCGCAGTCCACCTCGACCCTGGTGGCGATCGACGGCGTCACCATCCTGCCGGCCATCGCCGTGGGACTGATCTCGGTGCGCCAGACCCAGCGCGAGAGCCTCACCGCCGCGCTGGGCCTGCGCTACGGGCTCACCGACCGGCTGGAGGTGGAGACACGCATCCCCTACGTCTACCGCGAGGAGCAGGTGCGCGAGCGCGAGGTGCTCCAGGCGAGCGATACCGCGGGTGTGGTCGAGTCCACCGGCTACGGCCTGGGCGACGTGGAGGCCTCCCTGCGCTATCAGCTCAGCAGCGGCCGCGGTGACGGGGTGATCTTCACCGGCGGCCTGCGGATGAAGAGCCGTACCGGCCGGGACCCGTTCGAGGTGGAGACCACCGAGATCCCGCTCGACGACAGCGACGGCGATGGACCCAACGTCTCCATCTACACCGAACAGCCCACCGGCAGCGGCTTCTACGCCGTCCAGCCCAGCCTCAACTGGGTCTACCCCTCCGAGCCGGCGGTGCTCTACGGCAGCCTGAGCTACCTCTACAACGTCCCCCGCACCGTCACCCTGCGCAGCGGCGATCGCGTACGCATCGAGCCGGGCAGCGCCATCGGGGTGAGCTTCGGCATGGGCCTGTCGCTCAACGACCACACCTCGCTGAGCCTCGGCTACGACCACACGACGGTGCAGCGCACGCGTACCGACGTGCAAAACCCCGATCCGGAGTTTGGCCGTTTCCAAGTGGGCTCGCTGCTGCTTGGCGCCTCGCACCGGCTCGGCCCGCGCAGCAGCCTGGGGCTTTCCGTGGGCGTAGGGGTGACCGAGCAGGCTCCGGATGTGCAGGTCACCCTGCGCCTGCCGGTGCGCTTCTAGGCAGCCCGGGGGCGGCGCTCAGCCGCCCCCGTAGCCGCCGCCACCGGGGGTCTCGATGACGATCCGATCCCCCGCGGCGAGCTCCCGGGTGGCGGTACCCGGAAGCTCCTCGACGCCGCCGTCGCTGCGCTCGATGGCATTGCGCCCGCACGCCGCATCCCCGCCCCCGGCCAGCCCGAAGGGCGGCACCCGGCGCCGGTTCATCAGCGTGACCACCGTCATCGGCTCGAGGAAGCACAGCCGCCGGATCACCCCCGCCCCGCCGGGATACGCCCCGGCACCGCCGCTGCCGTGGCGGATGGCAAAACACTCGACGCGCACCGGGTAGCGCCACTCCAGCACCTCCGGGTCGGTCAGGCGCGAGTTGGTCATGTGCGTATGCACCGCCGAGCTGCCGGCGAACCCCGGCCCGGCCCCGGCACCGCCGCAAAGGGTCTCGTAGTACTGGTGGCGCTGGTTGCCGAAGGTCAGGTTGTTCATGGTGCCCTGGCTGGCGGCCATCGCCCCCAGCGCCCCGTAGAGGGCATCGGTGACGGCCTGGGAGGTCTCCACGTTGCCGGCGACCACGGCCGCCGGATGGCGCGGGTTGAGCATCGAGCCCTCCGGCACGGCGATCTCCAGCGGCTGCAGGCAGCCGTCGTTGAGCGGGATGTCGTCATCGACCAGCGTGCGGAAGACGTAGAGCGTCGCCGCCCGGGTGATGGCCAGCGGCGCATTGAAATTGCTTGGCAGCTGCTCCGATGTCCCGGCGAAGTCGATGCGCACCCGGCGGGCGGCGTGATCCGGGCGCACCGCCACGCGGATCCGAGCCCCGCTGTCCATCTCGACGGTGAAATCACCGTCGCTGAGCCCATCGATGACCCGGCGCACGTGCTCGGCGGCGTTCTCCTGGACGAACCCCATGTAGGCCTGGACCACCGGCAGGCCGAACTGCTCGACCATGCGCCGCAGTTCGGCCACGCCCTTCTCGTTGGCGGCGATCTGCGCCTTCAGATCGGCGATGTTCTGCGCCACGTTGCGCGCCGGATACGGCCCGGCGCCCATCGCCGCGGTGAACGCCTCCTCCAGAAAGCGCCCCTCGGCGACCACCTGCAGGTCGTTGATGAGCACCCCCTCCTCGCTCACGCAGGTGGAGTCCGCCGGCATCGACCCCGGCGTGCGGCCGCCCACATCGGCGTGGTGGCCGCGGCTGGCGCAGAAAAAGAGCAGCTCCTCGCCATCCTCGGAGAAGACCGGCGTCACCGCCGTGAGATCCGGCAGGTGCGTGCCGCCGTGGTACGGGTCGTTGAGCAGATAGCAATCCCCGGGACGCATGCTCGCGCCACGGGCGCGCAGGATGGCGCGCACCGACTCCGACATCGAGCCGAGGTGGACCGGGATGTGCGGCGCGTTGGCCACCAGGTTCGCCTCGGCGTCGAAGAGCGCGCAGGAGAAGTCGAGCCGCTCCTTGATGTTCACCGACTGCGCCGTGCCGGCAAGCGTCGTACCCATCTGCTCGGCGACGGAGCGGAACAGGTTGTTGAACACCTCCAGCAGCACCGGATCGGGGCGGCGGGTGTCGACCTGCGGCGCCTGCGCCAGCGTCCCGCCCCCCACGGTCACCGCGCGGCGCAGGATCAGGTGATCGCAGGCGGTGACCTCGCCCTGCCAGCCGGCATCGATCACCGTGGTGGCATTCTCCTCTTGGAGGATCGCCGGCCCCGGGATGCGCATCCCCGGCACCAGGTCGGCGCGGGCGTAGACCGGCTGCTCGGTGATCCGCTGGCCGTCCCAGGCCTGCACCCGGGCCAGTGGCTGCGGCGGGTCCGCCGGTGACGGCGCCTCATCCTCCGGGGCCTCCACGGCCGCCGCGCGGTGGATCGCCTCGACGCTGAGCGCCTCGATCACCCGCGGGCGGTCTTCCAGGACGAAGCCAAACCGCTGCCGGTGCGCGCGGGCGAAGGCCTCGTCCAGGGCGGCCACATCCGCACCACCGGGGACCACCAGCGCGGTGTCGGTGCCGGCGTAGCGCACATGGGCCTGCACGTACACCATCGCCGCATCGGCGGCCAGCCCCTGCTCGGCCAGCTCGGCCCGCGCCTCGGCGGTGAGCTCGTCGATGACGCGCTCAAGCAGCGGCGCGCTGGCCGGCTCCAGCGGCGCCTCCACGCTGCGCTGGGCCATGGCGGTGATATCGGCCAGGCCCATGCCGTAGGCCGAGAGCACCCCCGCCAGCGGGTGGATGAACACGGTGCGGATGCCCAGGCAGTCGGCCACGGCGCAGGCGTGCTGACCGCCGGCACCGCCAAAGCAGTTGAGGGCGTAGCGGGTCACGTCGTGGCCGCGCTGCACGGAGATCCGCTTGATCGCCTGCGCCATGTTCTCCACGGCGATGCGCCGAAAGCCGGCGGCCACCTCCACCGGGTCGCGGGCGTCACCCGTCTCGGCGCGGATCCGCTCGGCAAGCTCGGCAAAGCCCTGGCGGACCCGGTCGGCATCCAGCGGCTGATCGGCGTCGGGGCCGAATAGGTGCGGGAAGAACGCCGGCCGGATGAGGCCGAGCAGGACGTTGCAGTCGGTGACCGTCAGCGGGCCGCCCCGGCGATAGGCCGCCGGTCCCGGATCGGCGCCGGCGGAGTCGGGCCCGACCCGGTACTTCATACCGTCGAAGTGGCAGATGGAACCGCCGCCGGCGGCGACGGTGTGGATCTGCATCATCGGCGCGCGGATGCGGTTGCCGGCGATCTCGGTCTCGAAGGTGCGCTCATAGGCGCCGTCGTAGTGGGCTACGTCGGTGGACGTCCCGCCCATGTCGAAGCTGATCAGCCGCTCGAACCCGGCCATCGCCGCCGTGCGCACCGCCCCGACGATGCCGCCGGCCGGACCCGAGAGGATGGCGTCCTTGCCCTGAAAGTGCGCGGCACTGGTCAATCCGCCGTTGGACTGCATGAACAGCAGCGGCACATCGCCCAACTCCGCGGCCAGGCGGTCGACGTAGCGGCGCAGCACCGGCGAGAGGTAGGCATCCACCACGGCGGTATCGCCGCGGCCGACGATCTTCATCACGGCGGCGGCCTGCGCACTGGTCGAGACCTGGGTAAAGCCCACCTCGCGGGCGATGCGCGCCACCGCCTGCTCGTGCCCGGCATCCCGCCAGGCGTGCATGAGCACCACCGCCAGCGCCCGGTAGCCGGCGGCGTGGGCGGCGGCCAGGCGCTCGCGCACGCAGGCCTCATCCAGGGGGCGGACCACCGCGCCGTCGGCACCCAGGCGCTCGGGGACCTCCAGGACCTCCGAGTAAAGCATCTGCGGCAGGCGCACCCGGCGGTCGAAGAGATCCGGGCGGTGCTGATAGCCGATGCGCAGCTGATCGGCGAACCCCTCGGTGATGGCGAGCACGGTGGGCTCGCCGCGGTGCTCGAGCAGGGCGTTGGTCGCCACCGTGGTGCCCATGCGCACCGACTCGATCCGCTGGGCCGGGATCGGGGCGTCGGCGGGAAGACCGAGGATGGCGCGGATCCCGTGGAGGGCCGCATCGCTGTACTGCTCCGGGTTCTCGGATAGGAACTTGCGGGCGATCAGACGCCCATCGGGGGCGCGGGCGATGACATCGGTGAAGGTCCCGCCCCGGTCGATCCAGAACTGCCAGCGCTCTCCCGCCGCATGGCCGTCCGTCATGGCCCACTCCCGCGTCCGAACACGACCGGGCATCTTCGCATAGAGCGCGGACGGGAGGCATCCGCGGGGCAGCGGACGGGGTGCAGGGCGCCGCCAGGCAATCGGCGAACGTGGCGCCCCGGGCAGGATTCGAACCTGCGACCTATCGCTTAGGAGGCGATTGCTCTATCCGACTGAGCTACCGGGGCCGGAGCCCAACTTGTACGCATCCGCCCGCCACTGGTCAACCGGCACGGCGGTGGCGCAGCAAGAGGTTGCGCAGCCGATACAGCAGAAACGCGATCGCGGCGATGGCCAGCAGCAGTGTGACCACGCTGCCGTAGGTACCGAGATACGCCTCCAGCCGGGCCCAATTGGAGCCGGTGGCGTAACCAGCGGCCAGGAGCACCCCGTTCCATAGCGTGGTGCCGAGCAGCGTCAGCAGCAGGAACGGCGCCAGCCCCATGGGCAAGAGCCCGGCCGGGATCGAGACCAGGCTGCGCACAGTGGGCACGAAACGCCCGAAGAGCACGATCCACGCCCCGTGGCGGCGGAAGATCGCGGTGGTCACCTCCAGATCGCGCTCCTGGATCAGGTACCACCGGCTGCCGCGCCGCACGCCGGCCCGGACCCGTTCCCCGCCGATGGCGCGCACTACCAGATAGATCAGCGTCGAGCCCAGGGTCGCCCCAGCGCTGGCAGCAACCAGGGCGGTCAGCGGATCGAGTTCCGCCCGGTAGACGGCGTAGCCGAGGAACGGCATCACCGCCTCGGGCGCCAGCACGATCATCACCGCGAAGATCCCCACCCAGCCCAGCAGCTCCACGGCCTCGACGATCAACTCCGGCATGCACCCTGCCTCCTCTGCGGTTGGACCCCCGACGCCCGGAGACGCGGGCCGATGCACAGCCTAACAGCCCGGCCCGGGTACCACCCGGGCAACCCCTGTAAGGGCGGGGCAACACCAACAGCATCCACGGCAAAGCGCCGCACTGCGCGGCCTCGGCACCGCCACCCTCGCCAAGCGTTACACCGGCGCAGCACTCGACCCCGCACGACCACTCAGTCGCCGCGTCCGACCAACGCCCCATCCCCTTTTTAAACAACATCTTAGGCACCTCGCGCGAAGTTGGCCCGGCAATTGCTTACATCAGGGTGCGGCGCCGCACGTCCCCCCAGGCGGCGCCTCCGCGGAGGCCCGGCCCCGACGGCCGGGCCCCGCGTTAACCACCAACGACCGAGAAGAGGGAACGACATGATCAAGCAGACGACGCTCGCCAGCACCCTGGTCCTGGCCATGGCCCTGAGCGGCAACGCGTGGGCCAACCCGCAAAACACCGTCGAAGGCGAGGAGAACGAGGTCAGCGCCTCCGTCAACGCCGACGCTGAGGGCAGCAGCGCCGCCGCCAGCGAGCAGTCTTCGGCCAACGTCAACAACAGCTCCCAAGAAGGGTCCTACAACACGGACAAGACCTACAGCTCGGAGCGGACTTACAACAAGGATGACAACTCCGACAACAGCCTGACCGACTCCCAGAACAGCTCGAGCAGCTCCGAGATGACCTGGAACAAGGACGACAACTCCGACCAAAGCACCAACGTGGCCGACTCGTACAACAGCGACAAGAACTACAGCTCGGAGCGCACCTACAACAAGGATGATAACTCCGACAACAGCACCAACCTGACCGACTCCCAGAACAGCTCGAGCAGCTCCGAGATGTCCTGGAACAAGGACGACAACTCCGACCGCAGCACCAACGTGGCCGACTCGCACAACGACAACTCGGACCGCAGCGACAACTCGGACCGCAGCTCGAGCGTGGCCGATTCGCACAACAGCGAGAAGAACTACAGCTCGGAGTTCACGTACAACAAGGATGACAATTCGGACAACAGCGTCGCGGATTCACACAACTCGGAGAAGAACTACAGCTCCGAGCGGACCTACAACAAGGACGACAACTCCGATAACAGCTCCAGCATCGCAGACTCGTACAACGACAACTCGGACCGCAGTGACAACTCGGATCGGAGCCTGACCGACTCCCAGAACGACAACTCCGATCGCAGCACGAGCGTTGCGGACTCCAACAACTCGGATAGCAGCATCAACGACTCGTTCAACAAGGACTCCAGCGATCACTCGGACAACAGCATCGCCGACTCGTACAACAGCGACGATAGCGACAACTCCGACAACAGCACCGCTGATTCCCACAACACCATGGACTCGCACAACACGATGAAGGACTCGCAGAACGAGATCACCGACTCGTTCAATCACTTCCTCGACATGGAAATGACCGTGGCCAGCTCCGAGCTGCGCGGCACGGTCAGCGGCAACACCCTGCGCATCGGCGGTGACGACGACGCCTGGCTGCACGTCAACAACCGCATGGCGGAAGGCTCGGTCTCCGGCAACGCGGGCATCACCCAAGTCTCGCAGAACGGTGGTGTCGGCAGCCTGATCCAGCAGAACGTCACCATGCAGGGCAACGTGCGCATCAACCCGGCTCAGTAAGGACACGACCGGCAACAAAAAGCCGGAACCGGGGCGGGTCCCACCCGCCCCGACCTCCCGGCAAGGACGTTTCGGCAAGGACAGGTCCGCCCGGCAGCGCCGGGCGGACCGCATCGGGAGCATCCTTCATGAACGAGATCAAGCAACGGCGTAGCGGGCGGACCAAAGTCTGGGCACCGGCGCTCACCCTCGGCGCAGCGCTGGCGGCCCTGCCTGGGCTCGCGGCGGCCGACGCCCTCGCCTTCGAACAACTGCTCGGCACGCCGGTGGCCGCCGCGGCACTGGACGAGCACCGCGGCATGGCGGACACCTTCCGTTACCAGACCAGCACCATCTCGGAACAGGGCACGGTCCTCGGCAACGTCGTGGAATCAAGCCCCAGCGGCATGAACATCATTCAGGACGGCGCCCTGCGCGACAATCACGGGCTGACCACGATCATCCAGAACTCCGGTCACCACGTGATCATCCAGGAAGCCACCAACATCAACGTGACGGTCACCCCATGAGCCGCCGCGCCACGGCACTGGCCACCCTCGGCGCCCTGGCCTGCCTGGCCCTGGCCGCGCCGGCCCCGGCCCACGCGGCGGGGCTGCCGATCCAGCAGCTCGGCGGCGGCCACCACGTCCAGGTGGAGAGCCTGCAGTCGGTGCGCTTCCGCGGCGTGGTCCGCCAGGCCCTGGACTACAGCTGCGGCTCGGCGGCGGTGGCCACCCTGCTCAGCTACCACTACGACCACGAAAAGGGCGAGCCCGAGGTCTTCGCCGGCATGTTCGCGGCGGCGGATCAGGATCTGGTGCGCACCGAGGGCTTCTCGATGCTCGACATGCAGCGCTACCTGGCCGAGCTGGGCTACCGCGCCGACGGCTTCAACCTCACCCTGGCGCAGGTGGCCGAGCTACGCATCCCCTGCATCGTGCTCATCGATACCGGCGGCTACCTGCACTTCGTGGTGATCAAAGGCATCCGCGACGGCCAAGTGCTGGTCGGCGACCCGGCCATGGGCCTGCGCACCTACAGCGCCCAGACCTTCGAGCAGCTGCGCCGCGGCCCGCTGCTGATCATCCGCGACCGCCACGACCTCGCCCAGTTGAGTTTCAACCCGGACCGCGCCTGGGCTGTACAGACCCGCCTGCCCTTCGAGCACGCCCGCGAGCACCAGGGGCTGAGCGACTTCACCGGCAACCTACGCCGCCCAGGAGCGTGGTGATGGTCATGGCCGCACGCCTCGTTCACCGCACCGGCTGGGCCCTGGGCCTGGCGCTGGGCCTCGCCCTGATCAGCCCCGTTACGGCCGGCGAACCGCCCCACGACCCGTGGGAGGGCCTGGCGCGGGTCCCCTCGGCCGAGTTGGAGCAGTGGCGCGGCGGCTGGACCAACAGCGACGGCGTCCTGGTGCGCTTCGGCTTCGAGCAAGCCGTGGCGGTCAACGGTGAGACCCGCGGTAGCATCGGACTGGACCCGATCACCCTGCGCCTCGGCGACCGCGCCGGCGCCCGCCGCGCCGCCCAGGAGATGGCGGAGGCCTTCCGGTTCACGACCACCGACGGCGTGCAGCTGCACATGGGCGATCAGGGAATGGCCCTGGTGCTCCAGAACAGCCTCGACAGCCAGCTGATCCAGGTCCTTCAGGACCTGGACGTCCAGCTCGAGGGGATCCCGGTGGAGCGCCTCGGCCGGCTGGGCGAGCTGATGCAGACGCAGATGCTGGAGGGTCTGCGCTAAGGCGCACGCGCGAGGGCCGGCTCAAGCGTGCTTGAGTGGGCGCCAACGCTTTCGACGGTCGCCTTCCGGGTTATACGCTATGATAACTAACATTGCGTATAACTGAGTGCTCAATGGAAACCAAACCCCTCTCCCTGACCGCCCGGACGCTCTTCGCCGAGCTCCGCGAGCAAGCGGTGACCATCGGCGTTGCCAGCGATCGCGACAGCCGCCCCGGTACGGTGGTACGCAAATCAGTCAAGGGGAGCACGTACTTCTATTATCAGTACCGCGACCTAGACGGCCGTACCCGCCAGACCTACATCGGCCCCGACAACGAGCAGACCGCCGCCCTGCTCACCGGCCTCGAA contains the following coding sequences:
- a CDS encoding DedA family protein, whose translation is MPELIVEAVELLGWVGIFAVMIVLAPEAVMPFLGYAVYRAELDPLTALVAASAGATLGSTLIYLVVRAIGGERVRAGVRRGSRWYLIQERDLEVTTAIFRRHGAWIVLFGRFVPTVRSLVSIPAGLLPMGLAPFLLLTLLGTTLWNGVLLAAGYATGSNWARLEAYLGTYGSVVTLLLAIAAIAFLLYRLRNLLLRHRRAG
- a CDS encoding hydantoinase B/oxoprolinase family protein, with the translated sequence MTDGHAAGERWQFWIDRGGTFTDVIARAPDGRLIARKFLSENPEQYSDAALHGIRAILGLPADAPIPAQRIESVRMGTTVATNALLEHRGEPTVLAITEGFADQLRIGYQHRPDLFDRRVRLPQMLYSEVLEVPERLGADGAVVRPLDEACVRERLAAAHAAGYRALAVVLMHAWRDAGHEQAVARIAREVGFTQVSTSAQAAAVMKIVGRGDTAVVDAYLSPVLRRYVDRLAAELGDVPLLFMQSNGGLTSAAHFQGKDAILSGPAGGIVGAVRTAAMAGFERLISFDMGGTSTDVAHYDGAYERTFETEIAGNRIRAPMMQIHTVAAGGGSICHFDGMKYRVGPDSAGADPGPAAYRRGGPLTVTDCNVLLGLIRPAFFPHLFGPDADQPLDADRVRQGFAELAERIRAETGDARDPVEVAAGFRRIAVENMAQAIKRISVQRGHDVTRYALNCFGGAGGQHACAVADCLGIRTVFIHPLAGVLSAYGMGLADITAMAQRSVEAPLEPASAPLLERVIDELTAEARAELAEQGLAADAAMVYVQAHVRYAGTDTALVVPGGADVAALDEAFARAHRQRFGFVLEDRPRVIEALSVEAIHRAAAVEAPEDEAPSPADPPQPLARVQAWDGQRITEQPVYARADLVPGMRIPGPAILQEENATTVIDAGWQGEVTACDHLILRRAVTVGGGTLAQAPQVDTRRPDPVLLEVFNNLFRSVAEQMGTTLAGTAQSVNIKERLDFSCALFDAEANLVANAPHIPVHLGSMSESVRAILRARGASMRPGDCYLLNDPYHGGTHLPDLTAVTPVFSEDGEELLFFCASRGHHADVGGRTPGSMPADSTCVSEEGVLINDLQVVAEGRFLEEAFTAAMGAGPYPARNVAQNIADLKAQIAANEKGVAELRRMVEQFGLPVVQAYMGFVQENAAEHVRRVIDGLSDGDFTVEMDSGARIRVAVRPDHAARRVRIDFAGTSEQLPSNFNAPLAITRAATLYVFRTLVDDDIPLNDGCLQPLEIAVPEGSMLNPRHPAAVVAGNVETSQAVTDALYGALGAMAASQGTMNNLTFGNQRHQYYETLCGGAGAGPGFAGSSAVHTHMTNSRLTDPEVLEWRYPVRVECFAIRHGSGGAGAYPGGAGVIRRLCFLEPMTVVTLMNRRRVPPFGLAGGGDAACGRNAIERSDGGVEELPGTATRELAAGDRIVIETPGGGGYGGG
- a CDS encoding C39 family peptidase, with amino-acid sequence MSRRATALATLGALACLALAAPAPAHAAGLPIQQLGGGHHVQVESLQSVRFRGVVRQALDYSCGSAAVATLLSYHYDHEKGEPEVFAGMFAAADQDLVRTEGFSMLDMQRYLAELGYRADGFNLTLAQVAELRIPCIVLIDTGGYLHFVVIKGIRDGQVLVGDPAMGLRTYSAQTFEQLRRGPLLIIRDRHDLAQLSFNPDRAWAVQTRLPFEHAREHQGLSDFTGNLRRPGAW
- a CDS encoding sigma-54 dependent transcriptional regulator gives rise to the protein MGAPTLARAAAGLRSVLSVTPGTPAQPVRPSAEPPGWSLTRVEDWATIERLLTADHPPVGLMRVVADNIDACQRFLAGGSGVEWIALCDPPDGQSHDALEDLLATAFFDFHTLPADPDRLAAVLGHAAGMGQLRRHTRARQAELTADTGGILGDSPGIQALRRDLAKVARCPATVLIHGESGSGKELAAQAIHHASSRAAGPFVAVNCGAIPTNLVQSELFGHERGAFTGAQQRRCGHLERAQGGTILLDEVGELTLEHQVNLLRVLEERAVTRVGGTERVPLDVRVVAATHVDLAAAVEAGRFREDLYYRLNVLRIDIPPLRERGDDIERLAHVFLERFRSAYLSPVRGFTGPALGALRRHSWPGNVRELINRIQRAVAMGHRPLLTPGDLGLEARQGPIRQVETLDDARARAERAAILGALARCERNVSRAARELGISRVTLYRIMHRLGLQP